The following proteins are co-located in the Myxococcota bacterium genome:
- a CDS encoding SDR family NAD(P)-dependent oxidoreductase, with product MTALAGKIAIVTGAGRGIGREIALDFARNGAAVVVNDLGGNADGTGAGRVADEVVKEIEKLGGKGAASYDSVATMEGGRNIFQTAQKAFGGCDILVNNAGILRDKTIFSMEESDWDAVISVHLKGHFCCSQPFARYIRETNRQGCRIINFSSVSGLFGNFGQSNYGAAKAGIAGFSRVLALELAKYGCTVNTISPGAATRMTIPLMEGRGVKPNLEDPLVGPQQIAPVVTWLASPQAQELTAQILHVSRGQVAIMQQPALIRAFKSDHLWTQDDLDRVIPALFDAKKAHDARAKKEAEPEALS from the coding sequence CGCGCGGAACGGCGCGGCGGTGGTGGTGAACGACCTGGGCGGCAACGCCGACGGCACCGGCGCGGGCCGGGTCGCGGACGAGGTGGTGAAGGAGATCGAGAAGCTCGGCGGCAAGGGCGCGGCGAGCTACGACTCCGTCGCGACCATGGAAGGCGGCAGGAACATCTTCCAGACCGCACAGAAGGCGTTCGGCGGCTGCGACATCCTGGTGAACAACGCCGGCATCCTGCGCGACAAGACCATCTTCTCCATGGAAGAGAGTGACTGGGACGCGGTCATCTCCGTGCACCTGAAGGGTCACTTCTGCTGCTCGCAGCCGTTCGCGCGCTACATCCGCGAGACCAACCGGCAGGGCTGCCGGATCATCAACTTCTCGTCGGTCTCCGGGCTGTTCGGGAACTTCGGTCAGTCGAACTACGGCGCGGCCAAGGCGGGCATCGCGGGCTTCTCGCGCGTGCTCGCGCTCGAGCTGGCGAAGTACGGCTGCACGGTGAACACCATCTCGCCGGGCGCGGCCACGCGCATGACCATTCCGCTCATGGAAGGCCGCGGCGTGAAGCCGAACCTGGAAGACCCGCTGGTCGGCCCGCAGCAGATCGCGCCGGTCGTGACCTGGCTGGCCTCGCCGCAGGCGCAGGAGCTCACGGCGCAGATCCTCCACGTGAGTCGCGGGCAGGTGGCGATCATGCAGCAGCCCGCGCTGATCCGCGCCTTCAAGAGCGACCACCTGTGGACGCAGGACGACCTCGACCGCGTGATTCCGGCGCTGTTCGACGCCAAGAAGGCGCACGACGCGCGCGCCAAGAAGGAAGCCGAGCCCGAGGCGCTGTCGTGA
- a CDS encoding glutathione S-transferase has product MIEVHHLNNSRSQRVLWLLEELELPYTIVPYQRDATTNLAPDSLRAIHPLGKSPVIKDGSNVVIESGAILEYIVRRHGKGRLAPAESAPDWPRYLQFMHYAEGSAMLPVMLKLYLSRIGDAGAPLAPRVTSEIENHFGYLDRELAGKDWFVGKELSAADINLSFPIQVCRLLHGLDKFPNLARFLERVHARPAYKRGLEKGGPYAFGS; this is encoded by the coding sequence GTGATCGAAGTCCATCACCTGAACAACTCGCGCTCGCAGCGCGTGCTGTGGCTGCTCGAGGAGCTCGAGCTGCCCTACACGATCGTCCCCTACCAGCGCGACGCCACGACCAACCTCGCGCCCGACTCACTGCGCGCCATCCACCCGCTGGGCAAGTCACCGGTGATCAAGGACGGGTCGAACGTGGTGATCGAGTCCGGGGCGATCCTCGAGTACATCGTGCGCAGGCACGGCAAGGGCCGGCTCGCGCCCGCGGAGAGCGCGCCCGACTGGCCGCGCTACCTGCAGTTCATGCACTACGCCGAGGGCTCGGCCATGCTGCCGGTCATGCTCAAGCTCTACCTGTCGCGCATCGGCGACGCCGGCGCGCCGCTCGCGCCGCGAGTCACGAGCGAGATCGAGAACCACTTCGGATATCTCGACCGGGAGCTGGCCGGGAAAGACTGGTTCGTGGGCAAGGAGCTCAGCGCCGCCGACATCAACCTGTCGTTCCCGATCCAGGTCTGCCGCCTGCTGCACGGCCTGGACAAGTTCCCGAACCTGGCGCGCTTCCTCGAGCGCGTGCACGCCCGCCCCGCCTACAAACGGGGGCTCGAGAAGGGCGGCCCGTACGCATTCGGGAGTTAG